In Helianthus annuus cultivar XRQ/B chromosome 9, HanXRQr2.0-SUNRISE, whole genome shotgun sequence, the following are encoded in one genomic region:
- the LOC110878818 gene encoding probable methyltransferase PMT27, whose translation MAIGKPRGNKRPSGGSCSSTVTTLLLVMVCVFGIWMLTSNSITSPSNTPYDDSSYLKSNRKIPIDTTQDKHVDSTNVTSVYEDKHSDLRIDVAPHDNEVTTKDDQETGQNYNNKLDDDRDWLAEIEAEPKQEGANNVVDDDDAESLNDSDAGKQEAEEHQEEQEIEISTSDIEDNSDGSKEKTSTDDERKHKHKTQKNEVTDDQQSDAINQEDDIRDLEDTTDQEQKKGTDNQDEQEQEDDGPIESHSIAAETQAHVENQEARDVRNKMEQAKVELIGANATIPMKAGDSSVAKGDVNGYIDSYKWGLCNVTAGTEYMPCLDDGIKRQCPNEPPVCLVPLPDDYKTPVSWPQSRDKIWLHNMPNKALSEFKGNQNWIKVTGEFITFLKGALHYSDFLQEVVPDIAWGRHTRVVLDIGCGVANFGGYLFDKEVLTMSFAPKDDQESQIQFALERGIPAISAVMGTQRLPFPSRVFDLVHCVRCKVPWHKDGGILLLEVNRMLRPGGYFIWSATPVYGTLEEDVQAWKEMSALTVAMCWELVSIKKDKPNMMGVAIYHKPDSNECYNVVKRHQPPMCRPDDDPNFAWYVPLQTCIHMMPMGEMERGSHWPEEWPLRVQKPPYWLNQTQTGIYGKPAPLDFTQDYEHWTRVITKTYMNNLGIDWSNVRNVMDMRAVYGGFAAALKDVNLWVLNVVNVDSPHDTLPTIFERGLIGIYHDWCESFSTYPRTYDLLHADHLFSKVKERCRIKGLMAETDRILRPGGILIARDEPHMISELDKLLRSLNWEFNITLINKQEAMISGRKSLWRPNTYTE comes from the exons ATGGCGATCGGAAAACCTCGCGGTAACAAGAGACCATCCGGCGGTTCCTGTTCATCCACCGTCACTACGCTGCTGCTTGTCATGGTTTGTGTTTTCGGCATCTGGATGCTAACCTCCAACTCTATAACTTCTCCATCAAATACCCCCTATGATGATTCGTCGTATTTAAAATCGAATCGAAAAATCCCCATTGATACTACTCAAGATAAACATGTGGATTCGACTAATGTTACAAGTGTTTATGAAGATAAACATAGTGATCTGCGTATAGATGTTGCACCACATGATAATGAAGTGACAACAAAAGATGATCAGGAAACCGGACAGAATTATAATAATAAGCTAGATGACGATCGGGATTGGTTAGCGGAAATCGAAGCAGAACCTAAACAAGAAGGCGCAAAcaatgttgttgatgatgatgatgcggaAAGCTTGAATGACAGTGATGCCGGGAAACAAGAGGCTGAAGAACACCAAGAGGAACAAGAAATCGAAATCTCAACTTCGGATATTGAAGATAACTCGGATGGATCGAAAGAAAAAACATCGACAGACGATGAacgtaaacataaacataaaacacaaaaGAACGAAGTAACCGATGACCAACAAAGTGATGCCATAAATCAAGAGGATGACATCCGCGATTTGGAAGATACAACCGACCAAGAACAAAAGAAAGGGACAGATAATCAAGATGAACAGGAACAGGAAGATGACGGGCCGATAGAATCGCATTCTATAGCAGCCGAGACACAAGCGCATGTCGAAAATCAAGAAGCAAGAGATGTTAGAAACAAAATGGAGCAAGCAAAGGTAGAACTTATTGGGGCCAATGCCACTATACCTATGAAAGCAGGGGACTCAAGTGTGGCTAAAGGTGATGTTAACGGTTATATTGACAGTTACAAATGGGGATTATGTAATGTGACAGCTGGGACAGAGTATATGCCATGTTTGGATGATGGGATAAAGAGACAATGTCCAAATGAGCCTCCTGTTTGTCTAGTCCCTCTTCCAGATGATTATAAGACACCTGTTTCATGGCCTCAAAGTAGAGATAAA ATATGGCTCCATAATATGCCAAACAAGGCCTTATCAGAATTTAAAGGTAACCAAAACTGGATAAAGGTGACAGGGGAATTCATAACATTCCTAAAAGGTGCTCTTCATTATAGCGACTTTTTACAGGAG GTGGTGCCCGATATCGCGTGGGGGAGGCACACACGAGTGGTTCTTGATATAGGGTGTGGTGTAGCGAATTTTGGAGGGTACCTCTTTGATAAAGAAGTTTTAACAATGTCGTTCGCACCTAAAGACGATCAAGAGTCTCAAATCCAATTCGCATTAGAAAGAGGCATACCTGCGATCTCTGCTGTCATGGGAACTCAACGCCTTCCGTTTCCAAGTAGGGTGTTTGATCTTGTTCATTGTGTTCGATGTAAAGTACCTTGGCATAAGGATGGCGGCATCCTTCTTTTGGAGGTTAATCGCATGCTTCGTCCTGGAGGCTATTTCATTTGGTCAGCAACACCTGTTTACGGAACACTCGAAGAAGATGTCCAAGCATGGAAAG AGATGTCTGCTCTAACGGTGGCAATGTGTTGGGAGCTTGTGAGCATCAAGAAGGACAAGCCGAACATGATGGGTGTTGCGATCTACCACAAACCAGATTCGAATGAATGTTACAATGTAGTAAAGAGACACCAACCTCCCATGTGTAGACCTGACGACGATCCTAATTTTGCTTGGTACGTGCCTTTACAAACATGTATCCATATGATGCCAATGGGGGAGATGGAAAGAGGTTCACATTGGCCCGAAGAATGGCCACTCCGGGTTCAAAAACCTCCCTACTGGTTAAACCAAACCCAAACGGGAATCTACGGGAAACCTGCTCCACTTGACTTTACACAAGATTATGAACATTGGACACGAGTGATCACCAAGACTTACATGAATAACTTAGGGATTGACTGGTCGAATGTCCGGAATGTTATGGACATGAGAGCTGTCTATGGTGG GTTCGCTGCAGCACTAAAGGATGTAAACCTATGGGTGTTAAACGTAGTGAATGTTGATTCGCCACACGATACACTACCAACGATCTTCGAACGGGGTCTCATTGGAATCTACCACGACTGGTGCGAGTCGTTTAGCACATACCCTCGAACATACGACCTTCTCCACGCAGACCATTTGTTTTCAAAGGTGAAAGAGCGGTGCAGGATTAAAGGCTTAATGGCAGAAACCGACAGGATTTTAAGACCAGGAGGAATCCTAATTGCTCGAGACGAACCACACATGATTTCAGAATTGGACAAACTTTTGAGGTCcttaaattgggagtttaatatCACACTTATAAACAAGCAGGAAGCAATGATCAGCGGTCGAAAATCATTGTGGCGACCAAACACATATACAGAATGA